DNA from Pirellulales bacterium:
GGCCGGTTATGCTAATGCCAAGCGTTGACGTTTTCGGGGGGGAACAAGTTGCCGGAACTATTTCCGGTCTGTTTTTGTGGAGTTGAAGTTGCCATGCGATGTTGTTTTCCCGCGAGTCGGGCCATGTTTTTCGCCAGCTGGCTGATGGCCGCCGTCGTGCTGCTTGCGGCGGCCGCCGAACTTCGCGCCGCCCAAAATTCGCTCGCCTTTTCGGTCGCCGCCGGCCAGCATGACCGTGTGAACACGCCCGTCTGTGTCGAAATCACGATCGATCCGACTCTCAAAAACGCCGCCTGGGCCACACTGACCGATAGCGCCGGCAATTCGCTCTTCGGCCAAGTGACGGCTCCCAGTTTATTGGCCACGCCGGCCGCCGGCAAATCTGGCGAAGTCGCGCGCGAATTGCATTTCATTCTGCCGAATTTGAAAGCCGGCCAAACCGCCGATTTCACGGCGGAAATTATGGAACACCTGGGATTGGGCGGCAAAGCACCTACACAATTCCAATGGCACGACACGCCCGGCGACCATGACGATTTAACCTTCGGCAATCGCCCCGTGCTGCGCTACATGTATCATCCGCTCGACGAATCGTCCGACGACGCCCGCATGGCGACGTTCAAACCGTACCATCACGTGTTCGATCCCGACACCGGCACGCAACTGCTGACCAAAGGACCCGAAGGCCAGCCCAACGATTGGCCCCATCATCACGGCGTGTTTTACGGCTTTCGTCACGTCACGTACGACGGCGGCAAAAAAGTCGACATTTGGCATTGCCCGGCCGCCTTTCAGGAACATTCCGCCTTCCTGGCCAGCGAAGCCGGGCCCGTGCTAGGCCGTCAACTGATGGAGATCAGTTGGGTGGCCGAGCCCAGCCGCGCCGACGGCATCAACCATTACCCGGCGACACCCGGCGCTCCCAACGCCACCTTCGCCAAAGAACAGCGCGAAGTCACCGTTTACGCCGTCCCTGGCGGCACGCTGCTGCAATTCGCTTCCCGGTTGAATGCCGTTTTACCCCCCGTGCATTTAGATGGCGACCCGCAGCACGCCGGTTTCCATTTCCGGGCCAACCTGGAAGTCATGAAAGAAACGAATGACCAAACGTATTTCTTGCGCCCCGATGGCAAAGGCCCGCTGACCGTCCACAAAGGCAAGGGCAATCAAGGCGACGAAACCCGTAATTGGGAGGCCAAGGGCAATCCGCCCGATGCCCGCACGGTGAACATGCCCTGGGACGCCATGAGTTTCGTCGTCGCCGGCAAGCGTTACACGGTGGCGTATTTGGACAACGACAAAAACCCCAAGCCGTCGCGCGGCAGTGAGCGCGAATACGGCCGCATCGGCAATTACTTCGTCGCCGATCTGAACGATCCGGAAAAGCCGCTCAACGTCGACTACCAGCTCTGGATTCAATCCGGCGAAACAACCGTCGACCAGTGCGCCGCCCTCGACGCCGATTTCAACGACCCGCCCACCGTCACGCTGAAGTAATCTCTTTGCATAAAGCCGCGACCGTTGGTCGCGCTCCGGGTATGGGCAAAGC
Protein-coding regions in this window:
- a CDS encoding DUF6807 family protein, with protein sequence MFFASWLMAAVVLLAAAAELRAAQNSLAFSVAAGQHDRVNTPVCVEITIDPTLKNAAWATLTDSAGNSLFGQVTAPSLLATPAAGKSGEVARELHFILPNLKAGQTADFTAEIMEHLGLGGKAPTQFQWHDTPGDHDDLTFGNRPVLRYMYHPLDESSDDARMATFKPYHHVFDPDTGTQLLTKGPEGQPNDWPHHHGVFYGFRHVTYDGGKKVDIWHCPAAFQEHSAFLASEAGPVLGRQLMEISWVAEPSRADGINHYPATPGAPNATFAKEQREVTVYAVPGGTLLQFASRLNAVLPPVHLDGDPQHAGFHFRANLEVMKETNDQTYFLRPDGKGPLTVHKGKGNQGDETRNWEAKGNPPDARTVNMPWDAMSFVVAGKRYTVAYLDNDKNPKPSRGSEREYGRIGNYFVADLNDPEKPLNVDYQLWIQSGETTVDQCAALDADFNDPPTVTLK